Genomic segment of Ralstonia pickettii:
CTGGGAAGTGCGCGCCGAGTTCATCGCCGCGGCCGGCCTGTACGAAGGCCGCTGGTTCGACCCGAAGTTCAAGAAGAACGAGTTCGATCCAGAGCAACGCGATTCGCGTCTGTGGAGCGAGGCCGAGGCCAAAAGCATCGTGGCCGCGTGTCGCGACAAGCCGGGCACCGTGACCGAAGAGTCGAAGCCGTCAACGCAGATGTCGCCGGCGCTGTTCGACCTGACCAGCCTGCAGCGCGAGGCCAACGGCCGCTTCGGCTTCTCGGCCAAGAACACGCTGGGCCTGGCGCAGGCGCTGTATGAAAAGCACAAGGTGCTGACCTACCCGCGTACCGATTCGCGCGCGCTGCCCGAAGACTACCTGGGCACGGTCAAGCAGACGCTGGACATGCTGGGCGAAAGCTCGCCCAACTACCTGACGCACGCGAAGAAGATTCTCGCCAACCAGTGGGTCAAGCCGAACAAGCGGATCTTCGACAACAGCAAGATCAGCGATCACTTCGCCATCATCCCGACGCTGCAGGCGCCGAAGAACCTCTCGGAGCCCGAGCAGAAACTGTACGACCTGGTGGTGCGCCGCTTCCTGGCGGTGTTCTTCCCGGCCGCCGAATACCAAGTCACCACGCGGATTACCGAGGTGGCGGGGCATCACTTCAAGACCGAAGGCAAGGTGCTGGTGAACCCGGGCTGGCTGGTCGTGTACGGCCGCGAAGCGCAGGGCGAAGATGCCAACCTCGTGCCGGTCGCCAAGGACGAGAAGGTCAAGACGGACAAGGTCGAGCCGGTGGGCCTGACCACCAAGCCACCCGCACGCTATAACGAAGCGACGCTGCTTTCTGCCATGGAGGGCGCCGGCAAGCTGGTCGACGACGACGCGCTGCGCGAAGCCATGGCCGGCAAGGGCCTGGGCACGCCAGCCACGCGCGCGGCCATCATCGAAGGTCTGCTGACGGAAAAGTACCTCGTGCGCGAGGGCCGTGAGCTGATCCCGACGGCCAAGGCCTTCCAGCTGATGACGCTGCTGCGCGGCCTGGGCGTGGAAGAACTGACGCAAGCCGAGTTGACCGGCGGCTGGGAGCACAAGCTTTCCCTCATCGAGCGTGGTCAGCTGGAGCGCGACGAATTCATGCGCGAGATCGCGCAGATGACGCAGCAGATCGTCAAGCGCGCGAAGGAATACGACAGCGACACCATCCCCGGCGACTATGCGACGCTTTCCACGCCCTGTCCGCAATGCGGGCACGTGGTCAAGGAAAACTACCGCCGCTTCGCGTGCAGCCACTGCGACTTCTCGATCAGCAAGATTCCGGGTGGACGCCAGTTCGAGCTGGACGAGGTGGAAGAGCTGCTGACCAACAAGACCATCGGCCCGCTGCAGGGTTTCCGCAGCAAGATGGGCCGACCGTTTGCGGCCATCCTCAAGCTGGCGCAGGAAGACGGTCACTGGAAGATGGAGTTCGACTTCGGCCAGAACGACGAAGACGATGGCGAGCCGGTCGATTTCTCCGGCCAGGAAAGCGTCGGCCACTGCCCGAAGTGCAATGGTAACGTCTACGAGCACGGCCTGAAGTACGTGTGCGAGAACGCCGTGGCGCAGCCCAAGACCTGCGACTTCACCACCGGCAAGATCATCCTGCAGCAGGAAATCAGCCGCGAGCAGTTGGCCAAGCTGCTGACCGAAGGCAAGACGGACCTGCTGACCGGCTTCAAGTCGGCGCGCACAGGGCGCAACTTCAAGGCGTTCCTCGTCAAGCAGCCGGACGGCAAGATCGGCTTCGAATTCGAGCCGCGTGGCGAAGGCAAGGGCAAGCCCGGTGCCAAGACGGCGGCGAAGAAGACGACGGCTGCGGCCAAGACGCCCGCTGCAAAGAAGGCGCCCGCCAAGACCGCAAGCAAGACGGCTGCCAAGAAGGCCCCGGCGCGCAAGAAAGCCGCTGAAGCCGAGGCCGACGAGGAAAGCACCAGCGAAACCTGATCGCGGTTTCGCAAGCATCAATGCAAACGGGAGGACACTGTCCTCCCGTTTTGTTTTGGCGATGCGGCTCGGCTTACGCGGCTTCGCTCAGGCCGCGGCCGGCGCGCGCTTCGCTGTGCTTGACCTCCATCGCCTGCGCCAGCATGTAATCGATGAACGTGCGGACCTTTGTCGGCAGGAATTTGCGACTGGGGTACACCAGCGACAGCGACCGGTGCGGCAACTTGTATTGCGGCAGCACGCGCACCAGACGTCCGGACTCCAGATCCGGCCGGGCCATGTACGACGACAGAATCGCGATGCCCATGTCGGCGAGCACGGCGCGGTGCATCAGTTCGGCATTGCTGGTGACGAGCGAGGGCTGCACCGGCACCGAGATCGACTGGCCGTCGGGCGTGCTCATCTCCCATTCGTGACGCAGTTGCGGATGCCACATGGCGATGACGCGGTGCTCGGCAATATCTTCGGCGCGCTGGGGCGTGGAATGCTGGCGGAGGTAGGCTGGCGTGGCGGCCATGACCATCTCGGCGGAAATCATTCGGCGTGCGACCAGGTGCGAGCCAAGGCCGAGTTCTGAAACCATGATGCCGACGTCGCGGCCATCCTCGACGATGTCGATCGGGCGATCGGACAGCGCCACGTCAAACGTCACCTCGGGATAGAGCTGCTGGA
This window contains:
- a CDS encoding DNA topoisomerase III, producing the protein MSKALIIAEKPSVAADIARALGGFTKHDEYFESDDYVLSSAVGHLVEIAAPDEYEVKRGKWSFAHLPVIPPHFDLRPIAKSESRLKVLTRLIKRKDVTSLINACDAGREGELIFRLIAQHANTKLPVKRLWLQSMTPQSIRDGFGKLRSNEDMMPLADAARCRSEADWLVGINGTRAMTAFNSKGGGFFLTTVGRVQTPTLSIVVEREEKIKRFVPRDYWEVRAEFIAAAGLYEGRWFDPKFKKNEFDPEQRDSRLWSEAEAKSIVAACRDKPGTVTEESKPSTQMSPALFDLTSLQREANGRFGFSAKNTLGLAQALYEKHKVLTYPRTDSRALPEDYLGTVKQTLDMLGESSPNYLTHAKKILANQWVKPNKRIFDNSKISDHFAIIPTLQAPKNLSEPEQKLYDLVVRRFLAVFFPAAEYQVTTRITEVAGHHFKTEGKVLVNPGWLVVYGREAQGEDANLVPVAKDEKVKTDKVEPVGLTTKPPARYNEATLLSAMEGAGKLVDDDALREAMAGKGLGTPATRAAIIEGLLTEKYLVREGRELIPTAKAFQLMTLLRGLGVEELTQAELTGGWEHKLSLIERGQLERDEFMREIAQMTQQIVKRAKEYDSDTIPGDYATLSTPCPQCGHVVKENYRRFACSHCDFSISKIPGGRQFELDEVEELLTNKTIGPLQGFRSKMGRPFAAILKLAQEDGHWKMEFDFGQNDEDDGEPVDFSGQESVGHCPKCNGNVYEHGLKYVCENAVAQPKTCDFTTGKIILQQEISREQLAKLLTEGKTDLLTGFKSARTGRNFKAFLVKQPDGKIGFEFEPRGEGKGKPGAKTAAKKTTAAAKTPAAKKAPAKTASKTAAKKAPARKKAAEAEADEESTSET
- a CDS encoding LysR family transcriptional regulator gives rise to the protein MDRLQSMRVFSKVVELGSFARAAQHLSMSNAVVTRYVADLEAHLGTRLLNRTTRSLSLTDVGETYLQRCAQILLDIDEAESLATSRSQALVGGLRIVAPVMFGLHVLPMLLARFQQLYPEVTFDVALSDRPIDIVEDGRDVGIMVSELGLGSHLVARRMISAEMVMAATPAYLRQHSTPQRAEDIAEHRVIAMWHPQLRHEWEMSTPDGQSISVPVQPSLVTSNAELMHRAVLADMGIAILSSYMARPDLESGRLVRVLPQYKLPHRSLSLVYPSRKFLPTKVRTFIDYMLAQAMEVKHSEARAGRGLSEAA